From Micromonospora rhizosphaerae, the proteins below share one genomic window:
- a CDS encoding GNAT family N-acetyltransferase — protein MADITVRPMTSDDADRVLAIYQAGLDGGDASFETTATWAAFDQGKLPDHRLVAVDADDIVVGWVAVSPTSSRAVYAGVVEHSVYVDTAAQGRGVARLLLDALIASTEAAGIWTIQSGVFPENTASLTLHQRAGFRVIGTRERVGRHYGRWRDVILLERRSSVIT, from the coding sequence ATGGCCGACATCACCGTCCGCCCGATGACCTCGGACGACGCCGATCGTGTCCTCGCCATCTACCAGGCCGGCCTGGACGGCGGCGACGCCAGCTTCGAGACCACCGCGACCTGGGCGGCATTCGACCAGGGCAAGCTGCCTGACCACCGCCTTGTGGCCGTCGACGCGGACGACATCGTGGTCGGGTGGGTGGCGGTGTCGCCGACGTCGAGCCGTGCGGTCTACGCCGGGGTGGTCGAGCACTCCGTCTACGTCGACACCGCCGCACAGGGCCGAGGGGTGGCCCGGCTGCTGCTGGACGCGCTGATAGCCTCCACCGAGGCCGCCGGCATCTGGACCATCCAATCCGGCGTCTTCCCGGAGAACACCGCCAGTCTCACCCTGCACCAGCGGGCCGGGTTCCGCGTCATCGGCACCCGCGAGCGGGTCGGCCGGCACTACGGGCGGTGGCGCGACGTCATCCTGCTCGAGCGACGCAGCTCCGTCATCACCTGA
- a CDS encoding ArsR/SmtB family transcription factor, with amino-acid sequence MDDLLDRDTAQTYASWFRALADPSRVQIVEYLARHARPMSVGEIVAAVGLAQSTVSQHLKILTEVRFVLVEPVGTARHYRINDACVGCFPSAADVVMGRPAPSPIGAC; translated from the coding sequence GTGGACGACCTCCTCGACCGGGATACCGCGCAGACCTACGCCTCGTGGTTCCGGGCCCTCGCGGACCCGAGCCGGGTGCAGATCGTGGAGTACCTGGCCCGGCACGCCCGGCCGATGAGCGTGGGGGAGATCGTCGCCGCCGTCGGCCTGGCCCAGTCCACTGTCTCCCAACACCTGAAGATCCTCACCGAGGTGCGGTTCGTGCTCGTCGAGCCGGTCGGCACCGCCCGGCACTACCGCATCAACGACGCCTGCGTCGGCTGCTTCCCGTCCGCCGCCGACGTCGTCATGGGCCGCCCGGCCCCCAGCCCGATCGGAGCCTGCTGA
- a CDS encoding M28 family metallopeptidase has translation MTAPTDLADLLNQVSADRMTATIATLASDPMAGRRVGSAGGVAARAWLVDQLTALGADVRTEEFPVRAVPQVYEAPTVTWGDRSGTAPLVFGRQVAIHPASADTSDIRRGALGVAGSDDPAGRWLVVPAEMSLFDAYRDTHGAAGLLVRRPVDAEGWQFTMLAGPDPGPLPVLTLDPDTHHAVLVAAVAGGGWLDGATPLRRDDVTGTNIHAQLGQPAPGGVVLLLTAHYDGVGDHPGLRLPGASDNATGVAVVLEAARILTTALPAGVGLSVTLLDGEEVGALGSGHHATQLRAEGAAPLVINVDGAGRLDGAAAVEAGGPAHRLLALLDQAGRHTGVPLTAAPVASDNRRYGGAGFAAVGIGAGMGGYHSPADTPDKVDPATLAALARLVVATAHLTGAAPARLSSPIGDRR, from the coding sequence ATGACCGCCCCCACCGACCTCGCTGACCTGCTCAACCAGGTCAGCGCCGACCGGATGACCGCCACCATCGCCACCCTCGCCTCCGATCCTATGGCGGGGCGGCGTGTCGGCTCGGCCGGCGGGGTGGCGGCCCGCGCCTGGCTCGTCGACCAGCTCACCGCCCTCGGCGCCGACGTCCGCACTGAGGAGTTCCCGGTCCGCGCCGTGCCGCAGGTGTATGAAGCGCCGACGGTCACCTGGGGCGACCGGAGCGGCACCGCCCCGCTGGTTTTCGGGCGGCAGGTCGCAATCCACCCTGCCTCCGCTGACACGTCCGACATCCGTCGCGGCGCCCTCGGTGTCGCCGGCAGCGATGACCCGGCGGGGCGGTGGCTGGTCGTGCCGGCCGAGATGAGCCTGTTCGACGCCTACCGCGACACCCACGGCGCCGCCGGGCTACTGGTCCGCCGCCCGGTCGACGCCGAGGGCTGGCAGTTCACCATGCTCGCCGGCCCGGATCCCGGGCCGCTGCCGGTGTTGACCCTGGACCCGGACACCCACCACGCCGTCCTGGTCGCCGCAGTTGCAGGCGGCGGCTGGCTGGACGGGGCGACGCCGCTGCGGCGTGACGACGTCACCGGCACCAACATCCACGCCCAGCTCGGGCAGCCTGCCCCTGGTGGCGTCGTCCTGCTGTTGACGGCGCACTACGACGGCGTCGGCGATCACCCCGGGCTCCGCCTGCCTGGCGCTTCGGACAATGCCACCGGCGTCGCCGTGGTCCTTGAAGCCGCCCGCATTCTCACCACCGCACTGCCCGCCGGGGTGGGACTGTCTGTCACCCTGCTCGACGGGGAGGAGGTGGGCGCGCTCGGCTCCGGCCACCACGCCACCCAACTCCGCGCCGAAGGGGCCGCGCCGCTGGTCATCAACGTCGACGGCGCCGGCCGCCTCGACGGGGCGGCGGCGGTGGAGGCCGGCGGGCCCGCCCACCGCCTGCTCGCGTTGCTCGACCAGGCCGGACGGCACACCGGCGTCCCCCTGACGGCGGCACCGGTGGCGTCGGACAACCGTCGCTACGGCGGTGCCGGTTTCGCCGCGGTTGGGATCGGTGCCGGGATGGGCGGTTACCACAGCCCCGCCGACACCCCTGACAAGGTCGACCCGGCCACCCTGGCCGCGCTCGCCCGCCTCGTAGTCGCGACCGCCCACCTCACCGGGGCGGCACCTGCTAGGCTTTCATCGCCAATCGGCGATAGACGATAG
- a CDS encoding ArsR/SmtB family transcription factor has translation MSKQEAPLAVIDLNADAPCCPPLAQRRVPAETAAVLAPAFKALGDPVRLQLMSMIASAEGGEACVCDLTPAFDLTGPTISHHLKTLREAGLVDADRRGTWVYYRARPGILRQLAALLSVEPAPSSQA, from the coding sequence ATGTCAAAGCAAGAGGCACCCCTCGCCGTCATCGATCTCAACGCCGACGCGCCGTGCTGCCCACCGCTGGCGCAGCGCCGGGTCCCGGCCGAGACGGCCGCGGTGCTCGCGCCCGCGTTCAAGGCGCTCGGCGACCCGGTACGGCTGCAGTTGATGTCGATGATCGCCTCCGCCGAGGGCGGGGAGGCGTGCGTGTGCGACCTGACGCCGGCGTTCGACCTGACCGGGCCGACGATCTCGCACCACCTCAAGACGCTGCGCGAAGCGGGCCTGGTGGATGCCGATCGGCGGGGCACGTGGGTCTACTACCGCGCCCGCCCGGGAATCCTGCGCCAGCTCGCCGCCCTGCTGTCGGTCGAGCCCGCCCCCTCGTCGCAGGCGTAA
- a CDS encoding flavin-containing monooxygenase — MTSEPVIIIGGGQSGLAAARAALTAGLRPVVLEAGSEPVGSWPDYYDSLTLFSPARYSALPGMPFDGDPDRYPRRDEVTAYLRRYAQTVDVDIRTRSRVTAVRPRRDGGYLVHTDAGDELGAVGVVAASGSFGNPYLPTLPGQDDYAGDLRHVAHYRQPEAYAGKRVVVVGAGNSAVQVAYEIAAHARVTLATREPVRFLPQRLGGRDLHHWLRVTGADRLPRRVLTRLVRHATVLDTGVYRDALASGLLSRRDMFTAFTPDGVSWADGTPEPVDAVIFATGYRPDVAYLKPLGALDHGAPRQVGGISTTHPGLVYLGLEFQRSFASNTLRGVGRDAAHVMTALAAHVSRRPRQRRQRKADVASHLGSGAQR, encoded by the coding sequence ATGACATCCGAGCCAGTGATCATCATCGGCGGTGGCCAGTCAGGCCTCGCCGCCGCCCGAGCCGCCCTGACCGCGGGCCTGCGGCCCGTCGTCCTGGAGGCGGGCAGCGAGCCCGTCGGCTCCTGGCCCGACTACTACGACAGCCTCACCCTCTTCTCGCCTGCGCGTTACAGCGCCCTGCCCGGCATGCCCTTCGACGGCGACCCGGACCGCTACCCCCGCCGCGACGAGGTCACGGCGTACCTGCGCCGGTACGCGCAGACCGTGGACGTCGACATCCGCACCCGCAGCCGCGTCACCGCCGTGCGCCCTCGCCGCGACGGGGGATACCTCGTCCACACCGACGCCGGCGACGAGCTGGGCGCGGTCGGCGTCGTCGCCGCCAGCGGATCCTTCGGCAACCCGTACCTGCCGACACTCCCCGGCCAGGACGACTATGCCGGGGATCTCCGGCACGTCGCCCACTACCGCCAGCCGGAGGCGTACGCGGGCAAGCGAGTGGTCGTCGTTGGCGCCGGCAACTCCGCCGTCCAGGTCGCCTACGAGATCGCGGCCCACGCACGGGTCACGCTCGCCACCCGGGAACCCGTGCGCTTCCTGCCCCAACGCCTCGGCGGGCGGGACCTCCACCACTGGCTGCGGGTCACCGGCGCGGACCGCCTGCCACGCCGGGTCCTTACCCGTCTTGTCCGACACGCCACCGTGCTCGACACCGGCGTCTACCGCGACGCCCTCGCCTCCGGGCTGCTCTCCCGGCGGGACATGTTCACCGCCTTCACCCCTGACGGCGTCAGCTGGGCCGACGGCACGCCCGAGCCGGTCGACGCGGTCATCTTCGCCACCGGCTACCGCCCGGACGTTGCCTACCTCAAGCCCCTCGGCGCCCTCGACCATGGCGCGCCCCGGCAGGTGGGCGGGATCTCCACCACCCACCCGGGGCTGGTCTATCTCGGGTTGGAGTTCCAGCGATCCTTCGCTTCGAACACCCTGCGCGGCGTCGGTCGCGACGCCGCGCACGTCATGACTGCCCTCGCCGCTCATGTGTCCAGACGGCCTCGCCAGCGCCGGCAGCGGAAGGCGGACGTCGCCTCGCACTTGGGATCCGGCGCTCAACGCTGA
- a CDS encoding ArsR/SmtB family transcription factor → MSDATAGQPIGASPPARAGGVPVGLAPQTQEFLKALGSPTRQRIMMLFAQGAELSVGEVAERTGISQATASQQLTLLRRGRVVTSRRDGKTVYYRADRGGALAALAELQSYLATCC, encoded by the coding sequence ATGAGCGACGCCACAGCCGGACAGCCCATAGGGGCATCCCCGCCCGCGCGCGCGGGCGGAGTCCCGGTGGGCCTGGCGCCGCAGACGCAGGAGTTCCTCAAGGCCCTGGGCAGCCCCACCAGGCAGCGGATCATGATGCTGTTCGCGCAGGGCGCTGAGCTGTCGGTGGGCGAGGTGGCCGAGCGGACGGGCATCAGCCAGGCCACGGCGTCGCAGCAGTTGACGCTGCTGCGACGCGGGCGGGTGGTCACCTCCCGTCGCGACGGGAAGACCGTGTACTACCGGGCCGATCGGGGCGGTGCGCTCGCCGCCCTCGCCGAGCTGCAGTCTTACCTGGCGACCTGCTGCTGA
- a CDS encoding PEP/pyruvate-binding domain-containing protein, with translation MDSNLTVVDLAQASPVDRAVIGGKAAVLADLTAAGFPVPPGIVVTAAALDDPQLDGRLAAGVEGLGGNRFAVRSSGAAEDLPDASYAGLYETYLNVPADGLGEAVRRCFAAAGSERVTAYHQRHGGATAAMAVLVQVMVDPVAAGVAFTAHPVTGDRDQTIVAAVAGLGDPLVSGETTGEEWTVTASRTAMTRSGPGGGRVLADGQADAVAELSCRIADRYDGRPQDVEWAIDRAGQLWLLQARPMTAVPEPVSWTAPGPGLWMRNFRLGEWLPEAVTPLFASWLLPVLEDGYLDGMYGSVGVRVPFRYALVNGWYYNATPIPSSKLLAGVLWQGRTRAVKILLNALIRVSYDPDAADRVVLSELERTWREQQLPGYRRVVATAEAQVDTASPRRLAELVDALGQEAGIYLWYLAIVGGSAWKMEACLTRFVRRHLIDVLPDDEGGAQVLLRGLPGAQPVPGAHAVQSIDWYHPVAGELATGQPPRAGDRYRSLAEQRVVAEQRCRAALADRPRLLADFDRLLKVNQRYAVIREEQAREFTLAWPVLRACTARLGRHLADLGAIEQPDDIHFCNRDEMTTAIAGDPGQLSAKAAERRALWQRQRRLTAPLTLGRPARLIGDVIERAVQQARGTTETAEGAIVGHPASAGRATGEVAIVHGPEDFDGFADGQVLVAKATAPAWTPLFSRAAAVVTDGGTLAAHASLVAREYGIPAVVGTGDATQRLRPGQLVTVDGTAGTITLHT, from the coding sequence ATGGACTCCAACCTGACGGTCGTGGACCTGGCGCAGGCGAGCCCGGTCGACCGGGCGGTCATCGGTGGGAAGGCGGCCGTGCTGGCGGACCTGACCGCGGCCGGGTTCCCGGTGCCGCCCGGCATCGTGGTCACCGCCGCAGCCCTCGACGACCCGCAGTTGGATGGACGGCTTGCGGCCGGCGTCGAGGGCTTGGGCGGGAACCGGTTCGCGGTGCGTTCGTCGGGAGCGGCCGAGGATCTACCGGATGCCTCCTACGCCGGCCTGTACGAGACGTACCTGAACGTGCCGGCCGACGGGCTGGGTGAGGCGGTGCGGCGATGCTTCGCCGCGGCCGGCAGCGAGCGGGTCACCGCCTACCACCAGCGCCACGGCGGGGCGACGGCGGCGATGGCGGTGCTAGTGCAGGTGATGGTGGACCCAGTTGCGGCCGGGGTGGCCTTCACCGCGCATCCGGTCACCGGCGACCGCGATCAGACGATAGTGGCCGCCGTCGCGGGGTTGGGGGATCCGCTGGTGTCGGGTGAGACGACCGGCGAAGAGTGGACGGTCACCGCGAGCCGCACCGCGATGACCCGGTCCGGCCCCGGCGGTGGACGGGTCCTCGCCGACGGCCAGGCCGACGCGGTCGCGGAGCTGTCGTGCCGGATCGCCGACCGGTACGACGGCCGCCCGCAGGACGTGGAGTGGGCCATCGACCGGGCGGGCCAGCTGTGGCTGCTGCAGGCCCGGCCGATGACCGCGGTGCCGGAGCCGGTGTCGTGGACGGCGCCGGGGCCGGGGTTGTGGATGCGCAACTTCCGGCTCGGGGAATGGCTCCCCGAGGCGGTCACTCCGCTGTTTGCCAGCTGGCTGCTGCCGGTGCTCGAGGACGGGTATCTCGATGGGATGTACGGCAGCGTCGGGGTGCGAGTGCCGTTCCGGTACGCGCTGGTCAACGGCTGGTACTACAACGCCACGCCGATCCCGTCATCGAAACTGTTGGCCGGCGTGCTGTGGCAGGGCCGCACTCGGGCGGTCAAGATCCTGCTCAACGCGTTGATCCGGGTCAGCTATGACCCGGATGCCGCCGACCGCGTCGTGCTGTCCGAACTGGAGCGGACCTGGCGTGAACAACAACTGCCCGGCTATCGACGCGTTGTGGCCACCGCAGAGGCGCAGGTCGACACGGCATCACCGCGGCGACTGGCCGAGCTCGTCGACGCACTCGGGCAAGAAGCCGGGATCTACCTCTGGTATCTGGCGATCGTCGGCGGGTCGGCGTGGAAGATGGAAGCCTGCCTGACTCGCTTCGTCCGCCGGCATCTCATCGACGTGCTACCCGACGATGAGGGCGGCGCGCAGGTGCTGCTGCGCGGACTCCCCGGCGCCCAGCCGGTGCCCGGCGCGCACGCCGTACAGAGCATCGATTGGTATCACCCGGTCGCCGGAGAACTAGCCACCGGCCAACCACCCCGAGCCGGCGACCGCTACCGCTCACTAGCCGAACAGCGCGTGGTTGCCGAACAACGCTGCCGAGCGGCGCTGGCCGACCGCCCGCGGCTGCTGGCTGACTTCGACCGGCTGCTAAAGGTCAACCAGCGCTACGCCGTCATCCGCGAGGAGCAGGCGCGCGAGTTCACCCTCGCCTGGCCCGTCCTGCGGGCCTGCACCGCCCGCCTCGGGCGGCACCTGGCCGACCTGGGGGCGATCGAGCAGCCCGACGACATCCACTTCTGCAACCGCGACGAAATGACCACGGCGATCGCCGGCGACCCCGGACAGCTCAGCGCCAAGGCCGCAGAGCGGCGCGCGCTCTGGCAGCGCCAACGCCGCCTGACCGCGCCGTTGACCCTCGGCCGTCCCGCGCGACTGATCGGCGACGTCATCGAACGCGCGGTGCAACAGGCCCGTGGCACCACGGAGACCGCCGAGGGCGCCATCGTCGGGCATCCCGCCTCGGCCGGCCGAGCCACCGGCGAAGTCGCCATCGTGCACGGACCGGAGGACTTCGACGGCTTCGCCGATGGTCAAGTGCTCGTCGCGAAGGCCACCGCCCCGGCATGGACGCCGTTGTTCTCGCGCGCCGCCGCAGTGGTCACCGACGGCGGCACCCTAGCCGCACACGCCTCCCTGGTGGCCCGTGAGTACGGCATCCCCGCCGTCGTCGGCACCGGCGACGCCACCCAACGACTGCGCCCCGGGCAGCTCGTAACCGTCGACGGAACAGCCGGCACCATCACACTCCACACCTAA
- a CDS encoding PadR family transcriptional regulator has protein sequence MRWDTTGKKEPQVLPMRPELLKGHLDALLLAVLEPGPQHGYAVIEALRASSDGALDLPTGTVYPALHRLERAGLIASDWQTVGGRRRRAYHLTPAGHAALGEQRAVWDHFSTAVTAVLGRRAWPATA, from the coding sequence ATGCGCTGGGACACAACCGGCAAGAAGGAGCCACAGGTGTTGCCGATGCGACCGGAACTACTCAAGGGCCATCTCGACGCGTTGCTGCTCGCGGTCCTGGAACCCGGGCCACAGCACGGCTACGCCGTCATCGAAGCCCTGCGAGCCAGCAGCGACGGGGCACTGGACCTGCCGACCGGCACCGTCTACCCGGCGCTGCACCGCCTCGAACGCGCAGGCCTGATCGCCAGCGACTGGCAGACCGTCGGCGGCCGCCGCCGCCGTGCCTACCACCTCACCCCCGCCGGCCACGCCGCGCTCGGTGAGCAGCGGGCAGTCTGGGACCACTTCTCCACCGCCGTCACCGCCGTCTTGGGTAGGCGGGCATGGCCAGCGACCGCCTGA
- a CDS encoding permease prefix domain 1-containing protein has protein sequence MASDRLTARAGEARLEAYLSDLAARLHGPRRRREQILAELRDGLENAISDHTTAGLPEDDAVTAAITQFGTPQAVADAFAGELATAYARRTIAWYIATGPLVGIWWLLLLQPHPWRTGLIALLAAIPAIPLIIIAIATAAGTIATTGRLMRWLPEASPRNALAATIAIAALALAGDITVIAAYVRSDNPGQSLAVFAIAASLTRIACSLVTMRHATAIPTSPRS, from the coding sequence ATGGCCAGCGACCGCCTGACCGCCCGAGCCGGCGAGGCACGCCTGGAGGCATACCTGAGCGACCTCGCCGCGCGGCTGCATGGACCGCGCCGGCGCCGTGAGCAGATCCTCGCCGAGCTGCGCGACGGGCTCGAGAACGCCATCAGCGACCACACCACCGCCGGCCTACCCGAAGACGACGCGGTCACCGCCGCGATCACCCAGTTCGGCACCCCACAAGCGGTCGCCGACGCCTTCGCCGGGGAACTAGCCACCGCCTATGCCCGACGCACCATCGCCTGGTACATCGCCACCGGACCCCTCGTGGGCATCTGGTGGCTCCTGCTACTACAGCCCCACCCCTGGCGCACCGGCCTCATCGCCCTGCTGGCCGCGATCCCCGCCATCCCACTGATCATCATCGCGATCGCCACCGCCGCCGGAACCATCGCCACCACCGGACGTCTCATGCGCTGGCTACCCGAAGCCAGCCCCCGAAACGCACTCGCCGCCACCATCGCCATCGCCGCCCTCGCGCTCGCCGGGGACATCACGGTGATCGCGGCCTACGTCCGGTCAGACAATCCGGGGCAGTCACTCGCCGTCTTCGCCATCGCCGCCAGCCTCACTCGCATCGCCTGCAGCCTGGTCACGATGCGCCACGCCACAGCCATCCCCACCTCGCCGCGCTCCTGA
- a CDS encoding helix-turn-helix domain-containing protein, whose amino-acid sequence MNAELASLSGRARIHAALGDPARLAIVDALTLGDASPGEIAHDLGMPTNLVAHHVKVLTEAGLVVRGRSEGDRRRTYLRLRPEALATLTPPPLAGVGRVVFVCTRNSARSQLAAALWSNRTHTAAASAGTKPARQVHPRAVAVAQRHGLDLISTGTAHVADIVRDDDLLIAVCDNAHEELTGPVRPRLHWSVPDPVRVDTDAAFEAAFADLAARVDRVAPVITPAMSSGDGRE is encoded by the coding sequence ATGAACGCTGAGCTTGCTTCTCTTTCGGGGCGCGCCCGGATCCACGCCGCGCTCGGCGACCCGGCGCGCCTGGCGATCGTGGACGCGCTCACCCTGGGCGACGCCTCCCCCGGGGAGATCGCCCACGACCTGGGCATGCCGACCAACCTGGTCGCCCATCACGTCAAGGTCCTCACCGAGGCCGGCCTGGTCGTTCGCGGCCGGTCCGAGGGCGACCGCCGCCGCACCTACCTGCGGCTGCGGCCCGAGGCCCTAGCCACGCTGACCCCGCCGCCGCTGGCCGGGGTGGGCCGGGTGGTGTTCGTGTGCACCCGCAACTCCGCCCGCTCGCAGCTCGCCGCCGCCCTCTGGTCCAACCGCACGCACACTGCGGCGGCGTCGGCCGGCACGAAGCCCGCCCGGCAGGTTCATCCTCGCGCCGTCGCGGTTGCCCAACGGCACGGCCTCGACCTGATTTCGACCGGCACCGCGCACGTTGCGGACATCGTACGCGACGACGACCTGCTGATCGCTGTTTGCGACAACGCCCACGAGGAACTCACCGGGCCGGTCCGGCCCCGGCTGCACTGGTCGGTGCCCGATCCGGTCCGCGTCGACACCGACGCGGCGTTCGAGGCCGCGTTCGCCGACCTCGCCGCCCGCGTCGACCGCGTCGCCCCCGTCATCACCCCCGCCATGAGTTCGGGAGACGGCCGTGAGTGA
- a CDS encoding aquaporin: MTIALRRRLLAEFIGTALLVAAVVGSGIMAATLSPGDVGLQLLENSIATALALGALILIFGPVSGAHFNPVVSAADWFLGRRAGTGLTARDLSGYVVAQIAGAIGGSMLTNLMFDLSAVTWSSKDRAAGHLWLGEVVATTGLILLIFALARSGRAPVAPAAVGAYIGAAYWFTSSTSFANPAVTIGRAFTDTFAGIAPASVPGFVVAQVVGLAVGVGLLAALYPDAGQAADQVVVPSDERDPALDRRP; this comes from the coding sequence ATGACCATCGCACTCCGGCGGCGCCTGCTGGCCGAGTTCATCGGCACGGCCCTGCTGGTCGCCGCCGTCGTGGGCTCCGGCATCATGGCCGCCACGCTCTCCCCCGGCGACGTCGGGCTCCAGCTGCTGGAGAACTCGATCGCCACCGCGCTCGCGCTCGGCGCGCTGATTCTGATCTTCGGCCCGGTCTCCGGCGCCCACTTCAACCCCGTTGTCTCGGCCGCCGACTGGTTCCTCGGCCGCCGCGCCGGCACCGGTCTCACCGCCAGGGACCTCAGCGGCTACGTCGTCGCCCAGATCGCCGGCGCGATCGGCGGGTCGATGCTGACGAACCTGATGTTCGATCTATCCGCCGTGACCTGGTCGAGCAAGGACCGGGCCGCCGGGCATCTCTGGCTCGGTGAGGTCGTCGCCACCACCGGCCTGATCCTGCTGATCTTCGCTCTCGCCCGCTCCGGCCGCGCCCCGGTCGCCCCCGCCGCAGTCGGCGCGTACATCGGCGCGGCGTACTGGTTCACCTCGTCGACCTCGTTCGCCAACCCCGCGGTGACCATCGGCCGGGCTTTCACCGACACCTTCGCCGGCATCGCCCCCGCCTCCGTCCCCGGCTTCGTCGTCGCCCAGGTGGTCGGACTGGCCGTCGGCGTCGGCCTGCTCGCCGCGCTCTACCCCGACGCCGGGCAGGCCGCCGACCAGGTCGTCGTTCCCTCCGACGAGCGTGACCCGGCCCTGGACCGCCGCCCATGA
- a CDS encoding arsenate reductase ArsC encodes MMSKPSVLFVCVHNAGRSQMAAGWLRHLAGDTVEVRSAGSEPADQINPVAVEAMCEIGIDITANKPKILDYATAEASDVIITMGCGDVCPAFPGRRYEDWKLEDPAGKGIEAVRPIRDEIRSRVEKLLAELRPA; translated from the coding sequence CTGATGTCCAAGCCCAGCGTCCTGTTCGTCTGCGTCCACAACGCCGGCCGCTCCCAAATGGCCGCCGGCTGGCTTCGCCACCTCGCCGGCGACACCGTCGAGGTCCGCTCCGCCGGCTCCGAGCCCGCCGACCAGATCAACCCCGTCGCCGTCGAGGCCATGTGCGAGATCGGGATCGACATCACGGCCAACAAGCCGAAGATCCTCGACTACGCCACTGCCGAGGCCTCCGACGTCATCATCACGATGGGCTGCGGCGACGTCTGCCCCGCGTTCCCGGGCAGGCGGTACGAGGACTGGAAGCTCGAAGACCCCGCCGGCAAGGGCATCGAGGCCGTCCGCCCGATCCGCGACGAGATCCGCAGCCGGGTGGAGAAGCTGCTCGCCGAGCTGCGCCCCGCCTGA